The sequence below is a genomic window from Ciona intestinalis unplaced genomic scaffold, KH HT000041.2, whole genome shotgun sequence.
CTATATCTTTTAAGTGTTtgattattttcttttccatataatgacgtcattgcaaACGTCATTTTACTGTTAACCACTAAAGTATATGCATTGTGATATTGTAAACACATTGTAGATATAATACACCGAATTTCGCGTTCATTGTAACGGCCATTGTTGCGTGATAATGAacttcattgttacgtcacactaATTATCCATATATAAGTTGCACCACCAAACTTATGTTTGGGGTAAATACGTGTTTGTGTATCATATACACACAAAGTAGTTCCGTGGTTTCATATTCATCCGCCTGGTATCCACCCACCAACCCCCCACAGTGGATCTATATGTTGTTGGTTTTTCTATTTCGGTTTTCCTCCGCCGTGAGTTCTAATTTGGTTTTGTAACGGCTCATATGATGCGTATGTGTGTGTTGTGTGTGTTCGCGCGTGCGTGCGTGTGTGCGTGTCCCCGCGTGCCCGGTCCGCTGACGTAGGACGGCCAATTTTCGCACTCGTGAAAACATAGATCACGTGACAAAGGTTTTGTCCGATTGTAATTGTAATTcaactttgtgacgtcacatacgcCATATTTGCACCGATGCGCGCGCCATTGTGAGAAAAACGCGTTTTACGATATTTCCTCAAAATACGGCGATCgcgaaataaaaatttgataaaatatgtttagaatttgattttttatcaaataatcgcgttatattgtaaataatagaaaaatataacgTAACACCAGACGCGCGGTAACGAAGCGGTGATATAAGAATGCATTATTGATGACGAAAAGTCGTCAGCCCCGGTGGCCTAATGGATAAGGCATTGGCCTCCTAAGCCAGGGATTGTGGGTTCGAGTCCCATCCGGGGTGGTTCAGTTGGTATTTTGGCAAAGTCTTTTGTATTcattataaatgtgttttacacattttaaattattttattttaagtttttaataatttttttgacaatgtttaataaattttatgtaaattatagaaaattgtgattttattttaaaaacttttgcttATCATTTCTGAACAGTTATTTTGTACCAGaaactataaatatacagaattttatttaatttattattaaacttgaCTTCTAttgtatacatttatttaagttaataatatatttttcaagtATAGATTTAAAAGCGTGTTGATTGTAATTGTAATTatctttttacataaatttataattaatttatctttacaataattattaaaataaatattctttattattaactaattaattaattaattaataaaacaataatatattttttagatctGTTGGCACATTTGCGCGAGCACTTGATTGCAACAGTTCGATCCGACAGCCAGCATTACATGTTAGTGCTGCAGCTGCTTCAAGAGATATTACTTTGGTaagtttatatatgtttagtATGTTATTATGGGTTATAGTGGGTTTATTTAAGGCCTAAAAAAGATTTACCCTGCTGGTATGTGCATatgcaaacaagcagagccaaagtgtATTGCATAACTACtttaatcaatgaagttccctatgtttgatgactatgagtgtaactatattttacaatgtcaccctgaagttccctatgtttgtgtaactgtattttacaatgtcaccctggattttactaaaaaaatatataatctttaaaatttttaagaaattaaaagaaaattattgtttattctCTATACAGTTCCACACCCTCACATGtttgcataagaataaatacaacatcGCCGATGCAATATCATCATTGGTGCCCAAGACAGGCCCCATGTTATGCAAGGATGAGATGGAAGATTGGTCGCCTTCTGAAGCAAATCTCTTCGAAGAAGCGTTGGAAAAATATGGAAAAGATTTCCTGGATATAAAACAAGACTTTGTGagtatagaaaataaaatgcttATATGATTATACAagtgttatataaattaacaaataaaaaatgaatttaatctTGCAAGTGGTGTGATaattaatatagtactgtggggtaagatggatattaTGATAGTATTACTATTAGCACCTAATTATCTTGTTTTTTACCATGATCAACTCTCTTTTGACTTTTatagttgtgaggatacgaacatacggttatatatttctgtaaatattctttgtttactaccaaatgtggcAGTAAGTAAATAGCCTATTAACCatcttacattttttacagtCTACTATACCTTGATTTTGTGATTtaatgtttgaaattttttacGATTTTGTGTCATTGTAGTTACCATGGAAAACCATAGCCAGCATTGTGGAGTATTACTACATGTGGAAAACATCAGATAGATACGTTCaacagaaaaaattaaaagctgCAGAAGCTGAAGGAAAACttaaacaagtttatattCCTAATTAGTAAGTTGTGTTGGCTTTTATTTGTGGTTAAAAtaggtttattttataaattcatttatCTCTTGGACAACAATATTGGAGGCATAACCGTTAAGGGGCTTTTGGTTACGTGTCATTCCACATTTTAAACAGGGGTAACATAGTGTGTTTTAGCAGCCAGTTTTACACCTTAATACAGCTTTTACCTAACTGTTAGGTGTCTACATAAACAAGCACGCAGTAATCAAAACAGTAACCAATTAGCTTCCCTATGTTTAATGACTATGAGTGTAATTGCATTTTACCTgcgtcaccccagattttgttaaaatttaaaccttattttaGCAACAAACCAAACCCGAACCTAATCAAACCAGTAAATGGAGAAAGTAATGGGAAGGCTTGCGAAGGATGTTTCTGTAAGTTGTATATCTTTATGCttgtttatgtttagtttGTGTTGTAATGTGTTTGCTCTTGGGTAAGGCACGTGACGAAaattacttcaacccagtggtcactttttttaaaattgtcataAGAAAAACTTTAACTACTAACTAAAAAACGAACATGGTAAGTCGAATTTACCACTTAGATGTATAAGATCTAAACTGTACTAATATACGCCATTATTCCAAGGCACATCTTCATTCCAATGGTACACATGGGGTCCGCCTAACATGGGTTGTAGATTGTGTGCTACATGTTGGATGTATTGGAAGAAATACGGAGGTTTAAAGATGCCACCTTCAAGTAGATTGGAACGGATGCATAATCATAAGATTAAAGGAACAGACAAAGTAAGAGGgggtgtttttgttttatagcaAAGGTATTCTTAgatgtaaatattaataaatgctccaacccagtggtcactaattagtTGTCTTAATTGTCAACCAGACCGAAAAAAACAATctacacacaaagttacacacacgGTTACTTATAAGTGGGTAAGAGgtgttgttaaaaatttttgattatttaagCAGTACATTATGACACAAAATAacgcattatgacatcacaggagCTACGTTACCGACCACCAAACAGCGGTGTTGCCATCGTGGCCACTGGAGGGCCTCACAGAGCACAGCGAATTTCCCACAAGACCAAACAAGCTTTCTTCTTAAACGCGACGAAACTTACACGACTTGCCCGTCGTTTGTGTAACGAGACATTCTCCATCAGACACTACAGTAGAAGGCCGTTCGAAGCAATCAACATTGCTGCTATTAAAGCAGAATGTAAGTTGTTATGTTATTAATGGTGTTGGTAGGTTAGTGATTTTataggtaatgggccaactctggcataaatctcagGACACCTGATGTGGCTTACTGTAgtatctcacccatatagagtagaatgtgcatatacagcTTATATATAACACCTTTCCTAAGAGAGTTTTTACCCCTTGGGTGTTGTGTTTTGCCGATTGTCATTTTGCTTCTAATTTCCTTTTTGCTTTAACTCATCAGATCTTTGTTACTCTATACAAATAGAtaaataatacttttatttttatcattctAGGTCAAGTAAGATTGTCTTCTTCACCAAAAGTAACGACAAAATTCCCTCAGAAGAAATGGCCTCCATtgtcagttgttgttgttcgaTTGTTGACGCTTCGACCACAACTTACCCATCAGTCcgttaaaagtaaatttaactcatatttatgtttatggtTTACCACTTACTATgtatgatgttttttttttaattttggacaAAATCTGAGGTGACAtggttaaaaaacagttactGCTCTAGTTTTTGATGTATAACAACAGGGCTTTAGCTTTTATAGTATAAGACAGGTGATAAAACATTCATGTCACTTCCGTTTCAAAAgttggaccatcttaccccaagcCATCAccaatataataaaagttgataaaaaaaattgtaaaataatgtgttaaaaaagtttttattaacattaaaaGTGGTATGAATacaaaatgtttgtaataatttGATTAATTTGTTGCAGAATCattgtcaaaaataaaaacatcggTCGAAGTCGCAACGAATAATAATCATCATTTATTACCAAGTAGTGGAAGCTTAAAGAGGAGTCATCATAATGGTATTGCTGGTGGGTTATTATGGGGGATAATGCATATTGTGATATCATAGTTAATAACAGGGGATTATTATGTCAtagtcatttttaaaatattgttttgacaTTGGAGGGGGGGGggcaattttttaatttttgattttatgtttggtatttttttattcaggtCAGAAGATGGGGGATAATGGATCAATTTATGtgagttgttgtttttatttatgtttataaataatatattttgggtattgatatatatattaatacctTGTCTGTTAATTTCTTATCTTAGTtgtaaaagtaacaaacttaAGTTAGGGGTTGGGGAATGCTGGAAGCTTTCCCACTGGGTGGGCGAAGCTGTATTTGTGGAACATTTAAGTGATGAAGATTTATAATCAATTATTATTTGCAGAGAGTTTCAAACGGTCCACAGAAGAAGAAAAGGTGTTTGAATTCAACTGATGCTTCAGATGATATGTTGTTTGTATGTACTGATCGTATAAGGTAGATAATGTATATCACATTATGCTGATTCcgttaatgttttattttgggcgaatataaaaaaataaaagaaacttGCAAACAATCTTATGCAAAAAAGTAGTGGTAAAGTACCTGAAGTAGTTTTTGCttgtaacatgttttaacgactgttgttttgtcgctaatttccttctcttcgctGTTGTTCTTGTTTAATCTACGTTACtctataataaataaacaaaaaaaagttttttaaatacataaaatatgttttaaataaataaaaaaggggataaattaaatttatgttgtataaataatCACTTTTCTTATTCACCATCCAGGGATATACGGAAACGAATCAAATCATCAGACCAACGTAGTGCTGCAAGGAAACCAACAAAGTTCCTAATCAACATGCCGAAGTTTGCAATGAAACCACCACCTACAAAACATATCAACCCTGAACCTATAGTGATAGATGATTAGCTTGTGTGGTCCTTGTTTAGGGGATTCACCCATGTACCAGTCCTGCCACGTCGGTGCTTTTCGATGTGAGGTCCACAAACCAAATTGTCGTTCaagataaaattatttatttttcacttcCGCAGCTGCAGACATTTCCAATAATACTGTCACATGATTGGCTATGATGTCACATGGTTgactatgatgtcacattgTTGGCTATGATGTCACATTGTTGGCTATAATGTGAATACAGTTTTTTCAAGCaatgttttgtgttatttgtgggtgtttctgcacctcatgctcactgtctagttTTAATATACACCAGCAACACAttatgtattcatacacctcatgctcaccattgagttataacatggatgtcttcctatacaccagatacacattattcaggtgtattcatacacatcatgttATCGCCCAACTCTAAGGTCactggttcaaggcttgtcgctgctaccattgtgggtaagGAGTATGAAAtggaacactcatgttataacgactgacagTGTCCCGCCATACAAGATAATAACTTGccatcattcattcaattgaacataaataaataactctCATATTAGCAATCAACAGCAATACTCATagatacatatacatataaatcaGGTATTGCACAGTAATTAAAAATGCCACAATCGTTATATCTCAAGAAACAATaggttgaatatttttgtctttgCAACAGAAATAATGAAGTACGACATCGTTCGGAAACCTCGCAAATGCGCTGACACCAATTTTCTTCCGACAAACACGACATGCGCGATCCTCAGTTATCACACATTTGTTGCTTTCGTGGAATATTCTTTGCTCGTGGAcctgaatataaaaataatccataaagttttttcattttctcgaATACAGTGGAcatcaaatttaataaaactctGAAGAAAAGGGATTAAGCAGCTAAATGACGGATCATGTAACTTTTGATTGGGAAATGATCAAGTTTAAGTTCAAGTTCTTTGGCAATGTCCGGTTTCCGTgtcaaaaaattgaaaatggcAGGTTGTAGCACCCGGGGTGTCAGGGTCATGGGTCatgtctggcctaaatcttatgTCCCATGGCCATGTAGGACCTCAACCCTGTTAAACAGAAACGGAAAACATACCTGGTGACTCTCAGACACCATGAGAGAATTAAGAACCTGTGCTTTATGTTTTTTCTCCGTCTGgttttccaaaacttttttgataaaaacttgaatatttgatacgatgacatcatcaggtaGTAACTCTAATGCCTGGAGTGAAGTAATAttgaatgtgacttatttttcctcgcataacaacagttgttattacatgggtgttgtgtttcgtacacttcgtgcccacttacTGAGTTACTAGGTGTAGcattgtgggtgaatattttttgcttaTAATACTAACAGCAAGAGCTTCAAACTCGTAGCCTCTGAGCTAGAGGCAGCAATGGTTACTAATGTGTTAGACATTGCCAACCCATTAAAGATTGAGATCTTACTTTTGCAGGttccattttatttgaatgttcgtACATAACACGTAATGCTGCATGTAGATTCATAGTCGGGGTGAATTGGAATTGTTTGTCAGTTGTAGATTTTGGTTGAAGATACATTttaagtaaatgaatgaaaatctGTTGGAGTAAATGTCATTTAGCACATGGGTCTTATTTTAAAGACTGTGTTGACACCCTTGTCAAACACTTGTacaagttgccatgtatgAGGTGCTGAAAATAAGACAATTGTGTttgagcaattactgttacaTATTTTTCACACGTCCACAATAATAgtagcgacaagccttgaacctatacACCCTGGGCTTGAAGCAACCActctaaccactttgccacagtgACACTTACATCCTTATTAGCTGTAGGATCTTGGTCATAAACTTTATGGCAATATTCCTCAGCCTTAAGAGGATCCTTGAGTGTGTGTGCGTACAACGCAAGCGCTTGTTCATATCTTCCCAACCTACCAAGTAATATGGCTCGCTCCTCTGTTAGCTCTGCAACATAAAATCAACTGTATTTTGTTCCCTGGTTACAGTATTGAAAGACAAAATATTATACTAAAAGTACACATACACTCATTAAGacacacttaacaacaatttctccaacccagtcgtaacttatgggttgtttaaattatcaggcaAACACCTTACATttaatcacccaaaaagttatgtatgtggtaacttgtaagcgggcacgagatgtatataacaaaacacccgtgttataacaactgcagttgccccgccatgcgaggataaacaagttacatttatttgtgcgctaaccactatgccagaaaatttttattttataaatatttttacaaacaaatttactGTTGTTTGGAAATTCATGAAGAATCCTCCCCGCTTCATAATGCGAAGATATTTCAAGGAAAGATAACAATTTGTTCCGTGTTTCTTGAAGTTCAACCGGACCTTTGTCCAATGATAATTGCTCCACTGTTGATAAATGTGATGTCAGAATTAAAATAgtgttacaaaaaatatgttagatTAAACTAGATTGCATTAACCAGTGTTCCACTTTTATTATTGCAAGCCGTTTTTAtgcatacaataaaaatgatgaaaatttGCTAAATActtttagcacttaatatctcATTTTTATAagtggtgttttaaacataaggAATATAtcaatctttaaatatttttttttatcaccaaataggatgagaaaatagaatgaaaacaaaccatcttaccccaccctactgtatatatatatatacatgccGTTGCAGCCAATTAATTTACGACTAAAATACAAGAAACCTTCATTATTGGACTTGAAATATTCCTCCATTAATTCCAACACACAATCCTTGTATGAAGTAGCGAGTCTGTTGTGGAACTCTGGTGTTTCATCATTGCATTCGTATACCACGTGCTCCTGGGggtttatatgttaaaataaaacacaagggTTGCTTTTAATGCATTATTTTCTTAGCATTCTTCGCAATTATCCGATTAgacttttaatttgtttttcaagtTAAATGCTTCTTATATAatctattattttaaagtttaaattatcaataaAGAGGTAACctctttatattaaaatgctCAGCCTTGTCAATTGAAGAATTTCATGCAGTTGAACCCTCTTACCAAATAAGCGAGCACCAATTTCTTGGAAACCCCGTAAAGAAAATCCAAAACTTTTTTCCTCGGCAAACTTTCTACTTCAGCTAGATCCGCAGTAAATATCTGGAACAAATATGAAATCATAAAGAcaatttatgatgtcataataataataggcGATGTCATGAATAAATTACCTTTAGTCCTTCTATCggattttgtttcaaaattcccggagaaaaatggaaaattagATCCAGATGTTTCTGACCTGgaagtattaaataaaataattaaatgttaaaacctaaaaaaaataaaaaatcattgaaaaaaaaaaaagattaaaattggGAGAAAGAAAAAGGACAAAAAACCATTACCACCAATACAAAAaggataaaaaacaaaaaaggcaTGAAGTATTTTTACCAAGATGTTGCAAATATTCGATCATATTTTCTTGATTTTCCGGTTTCTTAACTTTTTGTGATTCTTGTAGCAGAAGGTTCAAAGCTGGTgggtaaattattaaaattatatagatatatataagatttttatgaataaataagcaTTCTTTATTCTCGTGTAACAGGAAAAGATAATCGTTTAACAGGGGCGTTCTGTTACACCTCatgccgcttacgagttaccacaaatgtaactttgtgagtgattatttttctatgTTGGAAACATGCATACACAAGATTAGAAAGATACCTTTTCTATGCAATCCCTTCTTCCTGTAAAGTTCAATCAACTCTCGTTGTTTAttccattgttttaaaactctttCTGCTTCTTCCACGTGACAATTGTTGTCGGGTAACCTCAACAAAGGGGCTACGAGTGCATCGTTTGTCTGcaacaatacccattgtttAATCATAGATTTTGGGGTATTGGAATAACAATACAATGAATGTAAGTGTTAAAGAGATCCTctggcaatttttttaaaggattagaattttatttcataataataacaaaaaaatttagatagtatttaaaatattaaaaaacaaattagataaaaactaaaaaaaacacaataaaatctttttactATACTTTCTCAATTATCTAGTTtagtttgaaaaataattaaaaattccaGCATATCACCTTCAAATAACACTTGAGTAATGTTGTGTCTATGATTTGTAAAAGTTGTCGTTTCGAACTAATCGTAGAGTTTCCTTCCACCATGGGATAAACAACAGGTAATTGTTGCGTAACAATCGATACGGTTTCATTTCGTTTCTGAAAGTTAActtacaaatgtaaaatatatataaatgtatgtgttttagttttgtgcGTGGCAGAGACAATGAGAGTCATTacaacacggatgttctgtttcatacacctcgtgccagcttacgagtcaccatTACACTGCATGTGCATTTTACCTTTGtaaaagaataaattttaggactttttaattttcttcatatttctgataatttagaaATCGACTTTTGCAACTtagttgatttgtttttttacatttttcttatgttttttaacatataaagaGTAATGGAATACACACCTGTGTTAAATACTCGATAAGAACAAGCAACCCATTATCCAAGACATCCGGTTTCATAGCTGGGACTTCCCcaggatattttaaattcttctGGTAGCCCGAAGGTAACAGGTTCGGAAATAATCCGATAATTTGTGATGtgtctaaaatttatattgGTTTATTCTATGCTACAACATATTGGTAAAACTATTCATATACTTTATATGaaagatataaaataaaatcaatagcAGAATACTAAGAAAAAAGGTACAGTAATTTAGACCAGTGCTGTGACCGAAGTGTTTCCATTTGTTTTAGTTGAGTCGCCTactaattaaacaaagtaatataattttaatg
It includes:
- the mta gene encoding MTA protein isoform X1, whose product is MASSNMYRIGDYVYFENSPSNPYSIRRIEELNKTSSGNVEAKVICFYRRRDISNSLLLLADKHAKDMEEDMDEASTDLSENERHQLNHKELYLSRQLDSLPATYIRGKCSVTLLNETEDLKSYLNKSDTFFYSLVYDPAQKTLLADRGEIRVGCKYQAEIPPLINENGYDGKEDESREEMVWNPNNELSKQQVDQFMVISRSVGTFARALDCNSSIRQPALHVSAAAASRDITLFHTLTCLHKNKYNIADAISSLVPKTGPMLCKDEMEDWSPSEANLFEEALEKYGKDFLDIKQDFLPWKTIASIVEYYYMWKTSDRYVQQKKLKAAEAEGKLKQVYIPNYNKPNPNLIKPVNGESNGKACEGCFCTSSFQWYTWGPPNMGCRLCATCWMYWKKYGGLKMPPSSRLERMHNHKIKGTDKELRYRPPNSGVAIVATGGPHRAQRISHKTKQAFFLNATKLTRLARRLCNETFSIRHYSRRPFEAINIAAIKAECQVRLSSSPKVTTKFPQKKWPPLSVVVVRLLTLRPQLTHQSVKKSLSKIKTSVEVATNNNHHLLPSSGSLKRSHHNGQKMGDNGSIYRVSNGPQKKKRCLNSTDASDDMLFVCTDRIRDIRKRIKSSDQRSAARKPTKFLINMPKFAMKPPPTKHINPEPIVIDD
- the mta gene encoding MTA protein, translated to MASSNMYRIGDYVYFENSPSNPYSIRRIEELNKTSSGNVEAKVICFYRRRDISNSLLLLADKHAKDMEEDMDEASTDLSENERHQLNHKELYLSRQLDSLPATYIRGKCSVTLLNETEDLKSYLNKSDTFFYSLVYDPAQKTLLADRGEIRVGCKYQAEIPPLINENGYDGKEDESREEMVWNPNNELSKQQVDQFMVISRSVGTFARALDCNSSIRQPALHVSAAAASRDITLFHTLTCLHKNKYNIADAISSLVPKTGPMLCKDEMEDWSPSEANLFEEALEKYGKDFLDIKQDFLPWKTIASIVEYYYMWKTSDRYVQQKKLKAAEAEGKLKQVYIPNYNKPNPNLIKPVNGESNGKACEGCFCTSSFQWYTWGPPNMGCRLCATCWMYWKKYGGLKMPPSSRLERMHNHKIKGTDKELRYRPPNSGVAIVATGGPHRAQRISHKTKQAFFLNATKLTRLARRLCNETFSIRHYSRRPFEAINIAAIKAECQVRLSSSPKVTTKFPQKKWPPLSVVVVRLLTLRPQLTHQSVKKSLSKIKTSVEVATNNNHHLLPSSGSLKRSHHNGIAGQKMGDNGSIYRVSNGPQKKKRCLNSTDASDDMLFVCTDRIRDIRKRIKSSDQRSAARKPTKFLINMPKFAMKPPPTKHINPEPIVIDD
- the LOC100185137 gene encoding vam6/Vps39-like protein, whose protein sequence is MHDAYEAIPILERLPLAIESIAFYGLDDKEEESNAQIPNFKKLLVGTKPGHLLVYNVRGKPGGSPSHIETLLERTNRSFSKKPIQQLYVSPEFKIIISLSDGLVSVHDIHTYQLITSMQRAKGASMFAADLEEKVSLRGDAAYALRLSVAVKRKLQIYFWKNHDFIQLHNDITLPEPPKSMAWCKDSICFGFKRDFYFVKLDGNSLLQELFPTGKSMEPVIGKIGSDQLILLKDETSVFINSEGEVVNKNSFVWSDVPLAVESEEPYVLGILPKYVEIRTLHPKRLIQSIELQKPRMVTSWRQWTFIASTTHIWSLSKVPVETQIEQLLPNKEFELALQLAKSCTEGHNENRIRHIQKLLAFDQFCRFQFNEALKTFATLNIDTSQIIGLFPNLLPSGYQKNLKYPGEVPAMKPDVLDNGLLVLIEYLTQKRNETVSIVTQQLPVVYPMVEGNSTISSKRQLLQIIDTTLLKCYLKTNDALVAPLLRLPDNNCHVEEAERVLKQWNKQRELIELYRKKGLHRKALNLLLQESQKVKKPENQENMIEYLQHLGQKHLDLIFHFSPGILKQNPIEGLKIFTADLAEVESLPRKKVLDFLYGVSKKLVLAYLEHVVYECNDETPEFHNRLATSYKDCVLELMEEYFKSNNEVEQLSLDKGPVELQETRNKLLSFLEISSHYEAGRILHEFPNNKLTEERAILLGRLGRYEQALALYAHTLKDPLKAEEYCHKVYDQDPTANKDIFIHLLKMYLQPKSTTDKQFQFTPTMNLHAALRVMYEHSNKMEPAKALELLPDDVIVSNIQVFIKKVLENQTEKKHKAQVLNSLMVSESHQVHEQRIFHESNKCVITEDRACRVCRKKIGVSAFARFPNDVVLHYFCCKDKNIQPIVS